From Celeribacter baekdonensis, the proteins below share one genomic window:
- a CDS encoding relaxase/mobilization nuclease domain-containing protein, with the protein MARSDRVRGIDPALFDRGWSRVSGSWQGLSKGAQMVRAARGYSPAIFKAISKGGCHTGAQLRAQLTYLTTKSTHILDSRGTHDGKKQLSEAEINRVARRFENQWNERYSPKLGHTSHLLMAFPVGTSGEEVRDITQAVCEKFFQGEGSQFDYIAAIHQDRAHPHAHIVLNRRSKDGEMFFLGKDHHFNYDAFREAMVEAARGHGIRLEATRRLDRGVTTYRAEIDEIYKARDEGRPPVERQRTGADLAAALETVRHNALIYRGLAAEASRSNFEDVSEALERASTILASGGQIQSDGAIYMSQDEAAFDTLITEFSQNIRQIEAAIDRAPAAERPVIERKLTDVLASVAHLNPLGDRSAALVDAPSRDGIYARPNLSEEHLARIDDGEVASKLAEALQGTGIDAEAVAARLREGAGNAALERQWLAQDLQGIAKASDLDLEKSADREDALDRLEAVHVRLGDVLTDVRVLRAPTEVDEVDDAEAALGERLTTPRSDLAQDGSDIFAPSERQAFRALVAQFRRTDFDHPFSDDPSVRRAGAVEVEEARVAFDAYAQRSPQHAELASMAWEQMTDSRMPPQYAVSEQDRTLHAGDMDLALRDPSDHLGPITEELRTLARYRTEMPDDEFGQAVQDEINHLRSLGASRAYISERSFEIEDQARQDYAERRYLEETAPTVMAFVRNADVEGPLSEAERHDIVRQVNERLSPTQSTRCGPENAEVLDKFTEDPLRQLELARTYLQSSEVTAHGRPWSAFSMHWRKNR; encoded by the coding sequence ATGGCGCGGAGTGACCGGGTCCGTGGCATCGATCCGGCGCTTTTCGACCGCGGCTGGAGCCGGGTTTCGGGATCCTGGCAGGGGCTTTCCAAGGGCGCGCAGATGGTCCGGGCCGCGCGCGGCTATTCGCCAGCGATCTTCAAGGCTATCTCGAAAGGGGGCTGCCACACCGGGGCGCAGCTACGGGCGCAGCTCACATATCTCACGACGAAGTCGACCCATATCCTCGACAGCCGCGGCACCCATGACGGGAAGAAGCAGCTCTCGGAAGCCGAGATCAACCGAGTGGCGCGGCGGTTCGAGAACCAGTGGAACGAGCGCTACAGCCCCAAGCTTGGCCATACGTCGCATCTGCTGATGGCATTCCCGGTTGGGACCAGTGGTGAAGAGGTGCGCGATATCACCCAGGCCGTCTGCGAGAAGTTCTTTCAAGGTGAGGGCTCGCAATTCGACTATATTGCTGCAATACACCAAGATCGCGCGCATCCACATGCGCATATCGTTCTGAACCGCCGCAGCAAGGATGGCGAAATGTTCTTTCTCGGGAAGGATCATCACTTCAACTACGACGCCTTTCGCGAGGCGATGGTCGAAGCGGCCAGAGGACACGGGATCCGGCTCGAGGCAACGCGTCGTCTGGATCGCGGCGTCACGACCTACCGCGCCGAGATCGATGAAATCTACAAGGCCCGCGACGAAGGTCGTCCCCCAGTCGAGCGCCAGAGAACCGGTGCTGACCTGGCGGCCGCTCTGGAAACCGTCCGGCACAACGCTTTGATCTATCGCGGGCTCGCGGCGGAGGCGTCCCGTTCGAATTTCGAAGACGTGTCCGAGGCGCTCGAGAGGGCCAGCACCATCCTTGCCAGTGGCGGTCAGATTCAATCTGACGGAGCCATCTACATGTCCCAAGACGAAGCAGCGTTCGACACGCTGATCACCGAGTTTTCTCAGAACATTCGCCAGATCGAGGCGGCGATCGACAGGGCGCCAGCGGCCGAGAGGCCGGTGATCGAGCGCAAGCTGACCGACGTTCTGGCCTCGGTCGCGCATTTGAACCCGCTCGGGGATCGCTCCGCCGCCCTGGTCGATGCCCCATCCCGGGACGGCATCTATGCAAGGCCGAACTTAAGTGAAGAACACCTCGCGCGTATTGACGATGGAGAGGTGGCATCAAAGCTGGCCGAGGCGTTGCAAGGCACGGGCATCGATGCCGAGGCTGTGGCCGCGCGCCTGCGGGAGGGGGCAGGCAATGCCGCATTGGAGCGCCAGTGGCTGGCACAGGATCTGCAGGGGATTGCCAAAGCAAGCGACCTCGATCTGGAGAAATCTGCGGACCGGGAAGACGCGCTCGACCGGCTGGAAGCCGTGCATGTTCGGTTGGGCGATGTTCTGACTGACGTGCGCGTCCTGCGCGCGCCAACCGAGGTCGACGAGGTGGATGACGCTGAGGCAGCGCTTGGTGAGCGGTTGACGACACCTAGGAGTGATCTCGCGCAAGACGGGTCCGACATCTTTGCCCCATCGGAGCGGCAGGCGTTCAGGGCGCTGGTGGCGCAGTTCCGTCGGACGGATTTCGATCATCCGTTCTCCGACGACCCCTCGGTGCGGCGGGCGGGCGCCGTGGAGGTGGAGGAGGCCCGCGTTGCGTTCGACGCCTATGCGCAGAGATCTCCGCAGCATGCCGAATTGGCCTCGATGGCTTGGGAACAGATGACTGACAGTCGAATGCCGCCGCAATATGCGGTATCGGAACAGGACCGCACACTTCATGCTGGCGACATGGACCTCGCCTTGCGGGATCCTTCGGATCATCTCGGTCCGATTACCGAAGAGCTCCGTACCCTCGCCCGCTATCGCACGGAGATGCCGGATGACGAGTTTGGGCAGGCCGTCCAGGACGAAATCAACCACCTTCGTTCGCTCGGCGCGTCGCGTGCCTATATCAGCGAGCGCAGTTTCGAGATCGAGGACCAGGCGCGACAAGACTACGCCGAGCGCCGGTATCTGGAAGAGACAGCGCCAACCGTCATGGCCTTTGTGCGAAACGCAGACGTCGAGGGCCCGCTCTCCGAGGCAGAGCGACATGACATCGTCCGGCAGGTCAACGAACGGCTAAGCCCGACGCAATCGACGCGCTGCGGGCCGGAAAACGCAGAAGTCCTCGATAAGTTCACTGAGGATCCGCTCCGCCAGCTGGAACTCGCTAGAACCTATCTCCAGAGCAGCGAGGTCACTGCGCATGGCCGGCCATGGAGCGCGTTCTCGATGCATTGGCGGAAGAACAGATAG
- the mobC gene encoding plasmid mobilization relaxosome protein MobC, producing MSRRRRLSEIERSTIAQERRNGVSAASLAARYDVSLKTIYNVVNHRDERQTANGSRSRVVGIRVSDDDLRRFDAALSRRGIAHRSDAMRRLMLAAEGVFLPDDEMCDELRSLGAALNRVGNNVNQIARRLNEAKVRGERLSYPASSHRDVRALAGLVFDLADQVQEMSRARRSLLDLEISSALAGLAERDENGAE from the coding sequence ATGTCCCGCCGCCGCAGACTGTCAGAGATCGAGCGATCGACCATCGCCCAGGAGCGCCGGAACGGCGTCTCCGCGGCGTCATTGGCCGCGCGCTACGATGTCAGCCTGAAGACGATCTACAACGTGGTGAACCACCGGGATGAGCGTCAGACAGCGAACGGCAGCCGATCGCGGGTTGTGGGGATCCGGGTCTCGGACGACGACCTGCGCCGGTTCGACGCGGCACTGTCGCGGCGCGGGATTGCGCACCGCTCTGATGCCATGCGCCGCCTGATGCTGGCGGCCGAAGGTGTCTTCTTGCCCGACGACGAGATGTGTGACGAGTTGCGCAGCCTCGGCGCCGCGCTCAACCGGGTCGGCAACAACGTGAACCAGATCGCGCGACGTCTGAACGAGGCCAAGGTGCGGGGCGAGAGACTGTCCTACCCGGCCTCAAGTCACCGTGACGTCCGCGCCCTTGCGGGTCTGGTCTTCGATCTGGCCGACCAGGTCCAGGAGATGTCGCGTGCGCGGCGCAGCCTGCTGGACCTTGAGATCAGCTCTGCCCTGGCGGGCCTCGCCGAGAGGGATGAGAATGGCGCGGAGTGA
- a CDS encoding ParA family protein — protein sequence MPNENLVVIAAMARKGGSGKTTLSRALISAAIAAGRRVMLIDTDSTRVLGAWHARAEAGGLSSPLLCSATVESVAGVEGQIDQVYMAGTADFIFIDTAGVGAEWSDGIAVLADHIVTPVMLSTSDFDVGAQTADWFEKLKSRVDDPSSLPRHHVVLNMVDPKTTRADAALIEEALTRFPVIETVMMRRNTYKEMDQKGLLHALALEKQSDPNPLMRPHVRHVVEALEEATDILNNILAA from the coding sequence ATGCCGAACGAAAATCTTGTGGTGATCGCAGCGATGGCCCGGAAAGGGGGCAGTGGAAAAACGACGCTTTCGCGCGCCTTGATCAGTGCCGCGATCGCCGCCGGACGCAGAGTGATGTTGATCGACACGGACAGCACGAGAGTACTCGGGGCATGGCATGCTCGGGCGGAAGCCGGTGGGCTGAGTTCGCCGCTTCTCTGCTCGGCCACCGTCGAAAGCGTGGCGGGTGTCGAGGGTCAGATCGATCAGGTCTACATGGCAGGCACGGCAGACTTCATCTTCATCGATACCGCGGGGGTCGGTGCCGAATGGTCAGACGGCATCGCGGTGCTTGCGGACCACATTGTGACGCCCGTCATGCTGTCGACATCTGATTTCGATGTCGGAGCGCAGACGGCTGATTGGTTTGAGAAACTGAAATCCCGTGTTGACGACCCCTCCAGCCTTCCGCGCCACCACGTCGTCCTGAACATGGTCGACCCGAAAACGACCCGTGCTGACGCCGCCCTGATTGAAGAAGCGCTCACCCGTTTCCCGGTGATTGAGACCGTCATGATGCGGCGGAACACTTACAAGGAGATGGACCAGAAGGGGCTTCTCCACGCCTTGGCACTGGAAAAGCAATCTGATCCAAACCCTCTGATGCGTCCACATGTACGTCATGTCGTCGAGGCGCTCGAGGAGGCGACGGACATCCTCAACAACATTCTTGCTGCGTGA
- a CDS encoding Fic family protein → MAWNWTLPDWPDFRYDASALEPFEQTFLLSSGEILGAVHHVSQPEREQLRIELLSEEAMQTSAIEGEILDRLSVQSSLRRHLGLDPDSYPAKPREQGVAEMMVDVYSSFAELLTHETLYRWHRMLLSHDRRLETIGAYRQHAEAMQIVSGRLDRPTIHFEAPPSERVMPEMERYADWFNKTGPGGAEPLPALTRAGLSHLYFESIHPFEDGNGRLGRALAEKSLAQNIGQPTLISLAFTIEKERKGYYDQLEQHQKTLDVTDWLVWFAEVVLKAQQATLDRVGFFISKAHFYDRHRDHLNERQAKAIARMFQEGPGGFKGGLSADNYLKITGTSRATATRDLQDLVEKGALSRTGERRHTRYWLNLDHME, encoded by the coding sequence ATGGCTTGGAACTGGACGCTGCCTGATTGGCCGGATTTCCGGTATGACGCCTCCGCTCTGGAGCCGTTTGAGCAGACGTTCCTGCTGTCGTCCGGAGAAATCCTCGGCGCGGTCCATCATGTCAGCCAGCCGGAACGCGAGCAACTCCGCATCGAACTGCTCAGCGAGGAAGCGATGCAGACGAGCGCCATCGAGGGTGAAATCCTCGATCGGCTCAGTGTGCAATCTTCGCTGCGCCGCCATCTGGGCCTCGATCCGGACAGCTACCCTGCCAAACCGCGCGAACAGGGCGTCGCGGAAATGATGGTCGACGTCTATTCCAGTTTTGCAGAGCTGCTAACCCATGAGACACTGTACCGCTGGCATCGGATGCTCCTGTCCCATGACCGTCGGTTGGAAACCATTGGGGCCTACCGACAACACGCCGAGGCGATGCAAATCGTTTCCGGCCGCCTTGACCGGCCCACGATCCATTTCGAAGCGCCGCCCTCGGAGCGGGTCATGCCTGAGATGGAGCGATACGCGGATTGGTTCAACAAGACCGGTCCGGGGGGAGCAGAGCCGCTTCCAGCACTGACGCGCGCAGGGCTAAGCCACCTCTATTTCGAGAGTATCCACCCATTCGAAGACGGCAACGGCCGCTTGGGTCGCGCCCTCGCTGAAAAGTCGCTGGCGCAGAACATTGGCCAGCCCACCCTCATCTCGCTCGCCTTCACCATCGAGAAGGAGCGCAAGGGATACTACGATCAGCTTGAGCAGCATCAAAAAACGCTCGACGTGACCGATTGGCTCGTCTGGTTCGCAGAAGTTGTCTTGAAGGCCCAACAGGCAACACTCGACCGCGTAGGCTTCTTCATCAGCAAGGCACACTTCTACGATCGTCACAGAGACCACTTGAACGAACGCCAGGCCAAGGCCATCGCTCGAATGTTTCAGGAAGGCCCTGGCGGTTTCAAAGGCGGCCTCAGCGCCGACAACTATCTCAAGATCACCGGAACTTCACGCGCAACCGCAACCCGCGATCTGCAGGATCTGGTCGAGAAAGGTGCGCTCAGCCGGACCGGTGAGCGACGGCATACGAGGTACTGGTTGAACCTAGACCATATGGAGTAG
- a CDS encoding helix-turn-helix domain-containing protein: METMERDAEYIANQCKYIRKMFSLTQENLADTSGLTVRTIQKVESGRHVPEVQTLRSLARGLGFDITVFSKLTPEEEKRQQEEMERALKKTVLVPTSPIRKPNDFYSRNREWHGLLFNAGAVEAGNALELTAAISDWMTDLDGIWDMSSAGQRLEYSAAISALCLELEGLGYLTHFGHFRQQHMHDKGMILDIGMITFLPKAGRDGVRYGIVTLEDPWEVPEQDRPKL, translated from the coding sequence ATGGAAACGATGGAACGAGACGCCGAGTATATCGCCAACCAGTGCAAGTATATCCGCAAGATGTTCTCTCTAACCCAGGAGAACCTTGCGGACACCTCCGGGTTGACGGTCCGCACGATCCAGAAGGTGGAAAGCGGACGGCACGTGCCCGAGGTGCAGACCTTGCGAAGCCTCGCGCGCGGCCTCGGGTTCGACATCACGGTCTTCTCCAAGCTCACCCCCGAGGAGGAGAAGCGCCAGCAGGAAGAAATGGAGCGCGCGCTGAAAAAGACGGTGCTCGTGCCCACGTCCCCCATCAGGAAGCCCAACGACTTCTATTCCCGTAACCGCGAATGGCACGGGCTCCTGTTCAACGCCGGCGCGGTGGAGGCCGGCAATGCCCTCGAACTGACTGCCGCGATTTCGGACTGGATGACCGATCTGGACGGGATCTGGGATATGAGCAGCGCCGGCCAGCGGCTTGAGTATTCGGCCGCGATCTCCGCGCTGTGTCTCGAGTTGGAGGGCCTCGGATATCTCACGCACTTCGGTCACTTCCGACAGCAGCACATGCACGACAAGGGGATGATCCTGGATATCGGGATGATCACCTTTCTTCCGAAGGCCGGCCGCGATGGCGTCCGCTACGGCATCGTCACCCTGGAGGACCCGTGGGAGGTTCCAGAACAGGATCGCCCCAAGCTGTGA
- a CDS encoding DUF6527 family protein, translated as MMIDILRKSLELFRLIPRSDLLARVTPRHPTPDQIVPGEMTIVRDGVDKWACFHCPGGCGETIKLSLSKNRRPRWTAMSDWLRRPTISPSVRQTNECRCHFWIRQGRIDWCKDSGPGAG; from the coding sequence ATGATGATCGACATTCTGCGGAAGAGCCTCGAGCTCTTCCGCCTCATTCCACGAAGTGACCTGCTTGCCAGGGTAACACCCAGACACCCGACGCCGGATCAGATCGTGCCGGGGGAGATGACCATCGTGCGCGATGGCGTCGACAAATGGGCCTGCTTCCACTGCCCTGGTGGGTGCGGCGAGACCATCAAACTGTCCCTCAGCAAGAACCGGAGGCCCAGGTGGACGGCCATGTCAGACTGGCTGAGGCGCCCGACCATCTCGCCGTCGGTCCGCCAGACGAACGAATGCCGGTGTCACTTCTGGATCCGGCAGGGGCGGATTGACTGGTGCAAGGACAGCGGCCCCGGGGCGGGATAG
- a CDS encoding ThiF family adenylyltransferase — MKRSDITLHARHRDKLQALLAHPRGHEGAAYMLLGKSEIAQDPWDLEPRTRYTSYEVIAIPQEDRVDASDKHVTWNTNSFAQLCRRAKEEGLVPAIVHSHPGGFDGFSDQDDRNERDLFTMARNRNGEGTRLVSVVQVGDGLYRARVWEDDMTPLPCRRVTVIGTRLEIQSTDVPTPSEALARQALAFGPEVNGLLKQLSVAVVGCGGTGSPVVHLLARLGVGRILVIDDDVVEHSNLNRLYGATRKDAENAVPKVDVMAREVTMMGLDVEIRSMNGWVDAPHIRDALKSCDVIFGCTDDHAGRLYLNRVAHFYLIPVIDVGLVLMPRDDGEPGLLEMAARVSVLFPTSACHGCRGTVDRVRAREEDLQRSDPVEYERQKTEAYVRGGGNPAPAVVTFTSEAATMAVNELLAGLVDFRGGGGWTWQRYRKLDKGLERSQAAQPRSDCPVCGSEEYWGLGDIDPFLDRIG, encoded by the coding sequence ATGAAGCGCAGCGACATCACCCTCCACGCCCGTCACCGCGACAAGCTGCAGGCGCTGCTCGCGCACCCCCGTGGGCACGAGGGCGCCGCCTACATGCTGCTCGGCAAAAGCGAGATCGCGCAGGACCCCTGGGACCTCGAGCCGCGGACCCGTTACACCTCCTACGAGGTCATCGCGATCCCGCAGGAGGACCGCGTCGATGCCAGCGACAAGCACGTCACCTGGAATACCAACTCCTTCGCCCAGCTCTGTCGCCGGGCCAAGGAGGAAGGCCTGGTGCCGGCGATCGTTCATAGTCACCCGGGAGGCTTCGACGGTTTCTCGGACCAGGACGATCGCAACGAGCGCGACCTCTTCACCATGGCTCGGAACCGTAACGGCGAGGGGACACGCTTGGTGAGCGTCGTGCAAGTCGGTGACGGCCTCTACCGGGCACGGGTCTGGGAAGACGACATGACACCCTTGCCCTGTCGCCGCGTGACCGTCATCGGCACTCGGCTCGAGATCCAGTCGACCGACGTGCCGACCCCGTCGGAAGCCTTGGCCCGGCAGGCACTGGCCTTCGGGCCGGAGGTCAACGGACTCCTCAAACAGCTCTCCGTTGCCGTGGTCGGCTGCGGCGGCACCGGCAGCCCGGTGGTCCATCTCCTCGCTCGCCTCGGCGTGGGGCGCATCTTGGTCATCGACGATGACGTGGTCGAGCATTCCAACCTGAACCGCCTGTATGGCGCGACCCGAAAGGATGCTGAAAACGCGGTGCCCAAGGTCGACGTCATGGCGCGCGAGGTGACGATGATGGGCCTCGACGTCGAGATCCGGTCGATGAACGGCTGGGTGGATGCGCCGCATATCCGTGACGCGCTGAAATCCTGCGACGTCATCTTCGGATGCACGGACGATCACGCCGGGCGCCTCTACCTGAACCGCGTGGCGCACTTCTACCTGATCCCGGTCATCGATGTCGGGCTGGTCCTCATGCCCCGTGATGATGGTGAGCCCGGCCTCCTCGAGATGGCCGCGCGGGTCAGCGTGCTGTTTCCCACGTCGGCGTGCCACGGCTGCCGCGGCACAGTCGATCGCGTCAGGGCTCGCGAGGAGGACCTCCAGCGATCGGACCCCGTCGAATATGAACGGCAGAAGACCGAAGCCTACGTCCGCGGCGGAGGTAATCCCGCGCCGGCCGTCGTGACCTTCACCTCCGAGGCCGCCACCATGGCAGTGAACGAACTTCTTGCCGGTCTCGTTGACTTCCGCGGCGGCGGTGGATGGACATGGCAACGCTATCGCAAGCTCGACAAGGGTTTAGAGCGTTCGCAGGCGGCGCAGCCTCGGTCCGACTGCCCGGTCTGCGGCAGCGAGGAATACTGGGGTCTCGGCGACATCGATCCGTTCCTGGATCGCATCGGGTGA
- a CDS encoding E2/UBC family protein — translation MSLLPRQDRRYLEGRGITVREVIEGGKKGVILTGITLPEGKYQVAQVDILILLPPSYPEVAPDMFYAVPHLKLLVGQREPRCTQARQAFDGQNWQRWSRHNNQWRPGTDGIWTMLKRVEEALEVAA, via the coding sequence ATGAGCCTCCTCCCCCGTCAGGATCGCCGCTACCTCGAGGGTCGCGGCATCACCGTTCGCGAGGTCATCGAAGGCGGAAAGAAGGGCGTGATCCTCACCGGGATCACGCTGCCGGAAGGCAAGTATCAGGTCGCCCAGGTGGATATCCTGATCCTGCTGCCGCCCTCGTATCCCGAGGTCGCCCCCGACATGTTCTACGCCGTGCCGCATCTGAAGCTCCTTGTCGGCCAGCGTGAGCCCCGCTGCACGCAGGCACGCCAGGCCTTTGATGGCCAGAACTGGCAGCGCTGGTCTCGCCATAACAACCAGTGGCGTCCCGGCACCGACGGCATCTGGACCATGCTGAAGCGGGTCGAAGAGGCCCTGGAGGTGGCGGCATGA
- a CDS encoding multiubiquitin domain-containing protein: MTTEQMEIEDLQAALKAGRKPRDHGPYKVKVGDHDLKFTDAVIDDPTPTGRQIIEGADFRKAEEHLVFQVLRNGELEELRLEETTDLRPGQVERFLVFPSAESFRFDIDGKRLEWGHKVISGRVLKKLAGVDPAKFAVWQVIPGKDDILVGDTDLICLADAGLEHFFTGVPQTTEGGAA; the protein is encoded by the coding sequence ATGACTACCGAACAGATGGAAATCGAAGATCTCCAGGCCGCCCTGAAGGCCGGCCGCAAGCCCCGCGACCACGGACCCTACAAGGTCAAAGTCGGCGACCACGACCTGAAGTTCACCGACGCCGTCATCGACGATCCGACGCCCACCGGCCGCCAGATCATCGAGGGGGCCGACTTCCGTAAGGCCGAGGAACACCTCGTGTTCCAGGTGCTGCGCAACGGTGAACTTGAAGAACTGCGCCTCGAGGAAACCACGGATCTGCGCCCTGGCCAGGTCGAGCGCTTCCTGGTCTTCCCGAGCGCGGAATCCTTCCGCTTCGACATCGATGGCAAACGCCTCGAGTGGGGCCACAAGGTCATCAGCGGGCGCGTGCTCAAGAAGCTGGCCGGGGTCGATCCCGCGAAGTTCGCCGTCTGGCAGGTGATCCCCGGCAAGGATGACATCCTGGTCGGCGACACCGATCTGATCTGCCTCGCGGATGCTGGCCTGGAGCACTTCTTCACCGGCGTGCCCCAGACCACGGAAGGGGGTGCGGCATGA
- a CDS encoding ImmA/IrrE family metallo-endopeptidase, with translation MTHSPRRAEEILQALRLKRPEDINLEAIAWLQGAKVDYREMDGCEACIHGRADVGRAIIAVNDAHGNLRRQRFSLAHELGHWEWHRGEHLFCAKEDIGGSKGRERGMSREKGANRFASELLMPEFMLKSALNDFRKFDMRTVRLLSDAFSVSKTAMAYRLVDLDFEPSLLASYSRGGLNWFKRSKSVGERWFLRRTLDPQSNAHDILHKGARDDISLSLMDADTWFDTEGADRYELAEQSFRVGDDEVMTLLVLKSEYMMAR, from the coding sequence ATGACTCATTCTCCGCGTCGTGCTGAGGAGATCCTCCAGGCTTTGCGCCTGAAGCGACCGGAAGACATCAACCTTGAAGCCATTGCCTGGCTTCAAGGTGCCAAGGTTGACTACCGGGAAATGGACGGATGTGAGGCTTGCATCCATGGTCGAGCTGACGTCGGCCGCGCGATAATCGCCGTGAATGACGCGCATGGAAATCTACGGCGCCAGAGGTTCTCCCTCGCACACGAACTGGGGCACTGGGAATGGCACAGGGGAGAACATCTGTTTTGTGCAAAAGAGGATATCGGGGGTAGCAAGGGGCGGGAACGAGGAATGTCCCGAGAGAAGGGCGCCAACCGGTTCGCCTCAGAGCTGTTGATGCCGGAGTTCATGCTCAAGAGCGCACTGAATGACTTCAGGAAATTCGATATGCGCACCGTCCGTCTTCTTTCGGACGCCTTTTCTGTCAGCAAGACGGCCATGGCGTATCGCTTGGTGGATCTGGATTTCGAGCCGAGCCTCCTGGCCTCTTACAGCCGCGGCGGCCTCAACTGGTTCAAGAGATCGAAGAGCGTCGGGGAGCGATGGTTCCTGCGTCGAACACTTGACCCGCAGAGCAACGCTCACGATATCCTGCACAAGGGAGCCCGGGACGACATCTCGCTGTCTCTTATGGACGCGGACACCTGGTTCGATACAGAGGGCGCCGATCGGTATGAGCTTGCTGAGCAGTCGTTCCGTGTGGGTGACGACGAGGTCATGACCTTGCTGGTCCTGAAGAGCGAATACATGATGGCGCGATAA
- a CDS encoding WGR domain-containing protein: protein MFDISQQMEVFPTTVDLKRIDPSLNMRRFYRMSVQPDLFGGACLVREWGRIGYRGQMLIEQHDDEGRAVNALMKLSATKQRRGYKLLGEI from the coding sequence ATGTTCGACATATCGCAGCAAATGGAAGTGTTCCCGACAACGGTCGATCTCAAGCGGATCGACCCGTCTCTCAACATGCGGCGCTTCTATCGAATGAGCGTTCAGCCGGACCTGTTTGGCGGCGCATGCCTTGTGCGGGAATGGGGCCGTATCGGGTATAGAGGGCAGATGCTAATCGAACAGCATGATGACGAGGGCAGGGCGGTCAACGCTCTGATGAAGCTGTCGGCGACGAAGCAGCGGCGGGGCTACAAATTATTGGGCGAAATTTAA
- a CDS encoding DUF2493 domain-containing protein: MTIQTHDDAYEPAHSASQTAHALDELQLYGYRPFDEPDPRPMPDGQRLAVAVADIFDALVATLEDTRMEPDLEEVLWGQVNLFHRATARIERTLDENEQAQRRLQREQDGSEVKSVELERLTAEGLTLVERRNCMDMMRDHAATEFVHHTGSTWRPRTGSMVNRQHMTASLIDSRDFLAAKRRAETEVMLPAGPKVALTGGTDFNDHRLIWGKLDQVRTKYPDMVLLHGGSPKGAELIAAKWAESRGVTQVAFKPDWTKHAKAAPFKRNDAMLDVLPVGVLVFPGTGIQENLADKAKKLGIPVMKFEKGA; encoded by the coding sequence ATGACGATCCAGACCCACGACGACGCGTATGAACCCGCCCATAGCGCATCCCAGACCGCCCATGCGCTCGACGAGCTTCAGCTCTATGGCTATCGCCCCTTTGACGAGCCCGATCCGCGCCCGATGCCCGATGGGCAGCGCCTCGCCGTCGCCGTCGCCGACATCTTCGACGCCCTCGTCGCGACCCTGGAAGACACCCGTATGGAACCCGACCTCGAAGAGGTGCTCTGGGGCCAGGTCAACCTCTTCCACCGCGCCACGGCCCGGATCGAGCGGACGCTCGATGAGAACGAGCAGGCGCAGCGCCGCCTCCAGCGCGAGCAGGACGGCTCCGAAGTGAAGTCCGTCGAACTCGAGCGCCTGACGGCCGAAGGCCTGACTCTCGTTGAACGGCGCAACTGCATGGACATGATGCGCGATCACGCCGCCACCGAGTTCGTCCATCACACGGGATCGACCTGGCGCCCCCGCACCGGCTCGATGGTGAACCGCCAGCACATGACCGCATCGCTCATCGACAGCCGCGACTTCCTGGCCGCCAAGCGCCGCGCCGAGACCGAGGTAATGCTTCCCGCTGGTCCCAAGGTCGCCCTCACCGGCGGGACCGACTTCAATGATCACCGCCTGATCTGGGGTAAGCTCGACCAGGTCCGGACCAAGTATCCAGACATGGTCCTCCTGCACGGTGGAAGCCCCAAAGGCGCAGAACTCATCGCCGCCAAATGGGCAGAGTCTCGGGGCGTGACGCAGGTCGCCTTCAAGCCTGACTGGACCAAGCACGCCAAGGCCGCGCCCTTCAAACGAAACGATGCGATGCTGGATGTGCTCCCGGTCGGGGTCCTTGTCTTCCCCGGCACCGGTATCCAGGAAAACCTCGCCGACAAGGCCAAGAAGCTCGGCATCCCGGTCATGAAGTTCGAGAAGGGGGCGTGA